The Nyctibius grandis isolate bNycGra1 chromosome 7, bNycGra1.pri, whole genome shotgun sequence region TTCTGGGTTTCCTATTTTCTCCTTCATAGATCCCACCTCTCTCTTGTGCCAACTGTACAACGCATTTCAAATGTGCTCAAAGAAATTCAGCATGTAATGAAAATTGATCTCTTTTAGATAAACATTGTGTTTAATTAGCAAAAACTTACATCATCTTTATTAGTCATGTCGAGTCCAAGATCAGTCATTTCTTTCTCTAGCACCTTCCGCTGGACCTGTAAAAAGACAGTTAAAAAACCATGCTTCTTTCAAAAAAGTACGGTTCTATCTTACTTTTTGTCTTAATATACCCATTAAGCCCATTATGTTTACTGCATATTTATTACTTGGGCACATGCCACAAGCAGATGATGAAAGTTGTAACTTCACATTTCATTTATTGCAACTTAATTCTCTTCACCCATAAATCCTTCTTCACAGGACTGCAATGTCCCAGCATTCCCTAAAGATCTTTCAAATAGTTTGCCTTTTTGAAGGGGAAGGTGACAAAGAGAGGTATTTCAGtcagaaatgtttccttctcGCCCTAAAGGCAAACACTTTGGAGAAGGTAAGAAATACTGGGTGCAAAATCAGCTTGATTAATTTTCTCAAAATGTCTAGTTATCAGTTTATTACTTTGCAATCATCCTGGACTGCTCATGAGAGATTCTGACATTAGAAAGCGTGATACCTAGCTTCCAAAAAGAAACATACAATCTTCTCCAGCATAGGGAGGGGCCCAGAACAAATTTTACATGATTGTAATTTCAACTAATTATATAATTCTCctaattatattaatttaaaataaacaaacaacaataataataatcatctATGATGCAGCATCCCAATTAAACAAGCTGAATTGTAtgcttcaaaatgttttctgcaatATATATGGAATTTTACAAAAGACTCACTTGtgtaacacaaaacaaaaagggctACTATCTATCACTCATTTGGTCTGGACTCCACAACTAAGTAGTGACCAGACCTCCTGGGAGCACAGAAGGAAGCAAGTGAGAGGGccaaacaagagaaaaagtgaTCAGTTCCACTACCTGATATTGTTATATGTTTTCATGAAGTAGTTACACATCACAGCAAGATTTTACTACAGAATGTAGTACAGAATGTAGTACTTGCCTTTTTAGCAGTTCTAGGCATCCTCGGACCCCGagtatctttttcctttgactgcaggattttcagtttcttcttttctcgGATCTGTTGTGCCAACTGTCGGATTTCCATCATTTCTTCATCTTCACTTTCTGGTTCACTGTCATATTCTCCAGCAGCTTCTCtcagctcttcctctttctctaaTTCTTCCAGTTTCTTAGAAGAGATGAAATGAAAATCAAGATGCTCATCAAATCCTTGACTTACAATCCTCAACATTACATTTTTGCATGGCCCAGGGCCATGACAGCACACAGACCCTTCAAAGAAGGAACCACGTTACTTGACAATGACCCCTCCAGACACACTTAATGCAGCTGGTGATACAGATTACTGTGAACCTATGGGGCACACTACTATGCCGACTTATTTGATCGCATTACAGTTTGGCTGTATTTGTGTGACTGCCCCAAAGCTGCCCACTGCGTGAATGCAGATGTACTATACTGTGAATTGTGCTAGCTGTGCTATTTCTggaaacacactgaaaaaaccCTTCTCTTTCTACATTCAGTATGAATCTGGAACACCAGCAATTCAGATGAACCCAACTGCACAACTGGCACGCTCCGTAGTCTGCACTTGTTCCTTCTCCTTAACAACCAGCAAGAAATAAGAACAGTGCTCGTtactaaataaaaatgttataaattGAGAATTCAGTCCATTTCCTTTAACATCATACTCCAATAGACATAAATTCGATGGGTGAATTTCATATTAATAATACATAAAGTTTGATAGCTACGTTCCTTCTGGCTGTAGTCAAAGACTGAAGAAATATAACTTCTCCTGCAAACCTCATATTTTAAGATGGAAAAGATAAGATCACCATCATTCTGGTAAGATAAGCAATTGTCCATTCTTCTGAAATTCTGTCCTTGAtcattcagaaaacagaatctTTTCCCATGGTAAGTGTAGACAATGTAAAAGAACTTGTTCTCATGACATATTGTTTTTAATCTAAGAATACAGTCATTTTCACTAAACAAATAAAGGGATAAAGAGGCAAGAAAAGTGTAAAAAGAATAACGGAAAACTCACTCTCATTATATCAGGATCAATGTAGTCAAGTATATTATGACCTTCCCATATCTCTGGTATCTTAtcatatttttcagatgaattCATTAAGTCCCAgtattcttaaaaatacaaaagttaataaagagacaaaaataatttcaaagaatGTTCAATGTCAGAAAACAACACTCagataacaattaaaaaaaaagatgtcataTCCCTAAGTGGCAAGAATTTAATAGCATCTCTGACAtattcacaaatatttctgaTCCCCTTTCTACTGCCAAATATTGTTCAATAATTACAAGATCCACTGCCAAGCCATAACAAGCAACAGATATCCAGCAGAAACAGCATACATGCAATCTCTCTCATATTGATACTGTCAACAAAGGAGAGCATCAAGAATTAATGAGATAGCACAACATaaaatggaagggaaaaacCACTTGAATCATCAGACCAGTCATTGCATGTCTGTGACTCTAAAGTGGGAAACAACTCGGTGACATTACGAAACAAGGAACAGTCACCAAAGATCACCAGTGCTGGAACAGAAGTAACACACAGTGCATGATAAAATGGTGGCGCTGGTACTTAGTTGGAAGGAGTCAGGTTTAGGTATTCTCCCTTAAGACTGAAATAGCCAAACTTTACAGCTTAACAATAATACTGATTCTTATATAATACTTACTCTGAAGATCCAAAACATAATCATCTCCCATTTCAAGTTCAAGATCTCTCTCCTGCAAAGACAAACACGGCCTTATATATCATCTGATTTTAAATCTATGGGCTAATATAGCAAATGTAAAATCCATCTGCTGATTTGCTAATTAATAAGAGATGCCACTTACCAACTTCCTCCTGGGCGTGTCTACTTCCATGCGTTTCTTACGCACCACTGCTCCCTCAGGTATAAAAGGCAGCCGCTCCTGAAATTAATGCAACAATCCACCccaataaaaaaggaaaaaaaagtttgaatcAGTATTTTTATAATGCTATAAATCACCATTGCAGAGTAATGTATTTCTAAAGAATACAAAATCCTAAGCTGACTCTCCCACTAGCAAAGGCAGTTATagataaaaaataagcaaatttcACCATATTAATCTGTTGACACATTAAGACAAGAGAATTCTTATCCCACTTAAGAACTACTGGGAAATACACTAAAAAGTGTAAACGTGTAGCTTACCTTGTTATCTCTTTTGGTTGGCATGGCCAAGTGTAATCTATTCAATACTTCATtcactttatttcctttcattttagtATCAACACGATAGGCCAACAGTCTGTCACAGGCCTGAAAGCGCACATGGCAACATTAGGTAAGGAATGAAGCCTTCCTCATACAACAAATGACACAGTAGGCTTCCAATGCCAAATATCCAGCTTCACATCTCATCTTCTGTCTAATCTCTTATCTCTCTAGCTCTTAAGAAagcactgaattattttatataaaaagtatCATGGGAAGATGCATAcgattttttttacaatgagctGACAATAAAAGAACACAACAGGACTCAGAAAAAACTCACcgcattttttttaaattatgatttGTACTAGATACAATTTTCCATTTGCACCCAAGTCCACTGAGACTCGACAGGCTATAAAGGATCACATGCTTAAAGTTTCTCATTACAATGCCCAGTTTAACTGAGATTAAATTCATACAATTGAGGCAAAACGTTCGCTGCTCATTTGGCATGAAATTGAGAGAAAAGAGACTTACCTCTGTTTTAACTTGGATTACACCTTCTTCTGTTAGAGTACTTGTCTCTATTACAGAAAATCCTTCTGCTTCaaaagtttcaaatattttctaaaatagaaaCATTATCCCAAAGAATGACATTCTGCCCATTTCTTAATATACTGATACACTAAGAACAGAAATTTTGATCCAATTATCAGTACATGCAACGTGTTACTATTTTATTAGACTGTATTTCTAAAAAGATGACAGAAACTTTACAACTGAAGTTCTATTtaatctgtttcttcttttataaGCAAATAACTACTTTCTAAAAGGCACCTATAAATGACgcataagcaaaaaaacccaagagaaaCACCCAAATTCTACGTGTCCTTGAACTTGTAGATACAAAAGAACTAGCGCTGCGTATACACGCATTGCCCAGTGGGACCTTCTACTGCAACTGTTCAGCAGCACCTCAGTCTAGCACTTACTGTCTCTGAACTCTTACTGAAATGATGATTGATGATTCAGTCTTACTTCCAACTACAGTAGTAACTGCAAGCTCTCACAGCATCAGACATTTCTGAAACCACTAAGGACTTGCTTTCTGTTTGGCATTTACGATATTCAGGCAAGGATATACATTAGACAGTACTAAAGAAAGATATGGGTCAAGACCTGGAAAGCTACTTTCCATTACACTATTAAATAGTTAGATAAAGAAATGGTCAGGTAAGAGTTTTTGCCCGATACAAATAATATTCATCCATGACTCCTGCGCATAGTTTTTGTGTAAATGtcagaagacagagagaaaggtGGGAGAAATAGTCTAACCTGACTTTCTTCAGGAAGTTCTGCAATCCTCTTCACATCACATTTGTTTGCAACAATGATAAGTGGctaataacaagaaaaaaaagaatcataatTCAAGTTATGATGTTCTAAAAACCTGGGGTTAATTAATAATGGAAACCAGACCTACCTTGTTAGCAAACAATGGcttaatatttctgaagagctCTACTTGCTCCTCCAGGCTATGCCCACACTGCTCAGACACATCCATCATGTAAAGCACAGCAGCACGAAGATGTGCAAGCGCAGTTATAGCCTGCATCTCGATGGTGTTCCTATCCTCCAAAGGATGATCCAAAATACCAGGAGTATCTACTACCTAAAATTAACGTAATTAAGTCAGGCCTTATTACAGGATAATTGATACACTACTTCAGGACATGTGCTTGATTTCTGGTCAATATTGTCTTTTTTAAGACAGCAATATTCCTTCCTTTCAGTCATAAATAAGGCTGTAAACTCAGCCAAATTGAGAATGCGAAAATGGAGTAATGGGAGAAGAACGAGGTTTCAGAATAACCAACACACCAAGTATTGAACAAGTAAGGAAAGCCCTGCCCCAACCTGGTCCTTGACAGTGATAAAAAGTGAGCTGGCTTTAGCCAGTAATTCCATTTCCATTCTTTCCTCAAATTGAAAACACACCCATGCGTGTACattttcagaacagattttgACTACTGCCCTCATTTGGCACACTGTACCTTGCACGGCAGCTTTCAGACACAGCGTGTCTCATCAAGACACAGAAATGCAATTCACATCATTGTGAAATGGCAAACCAGATTACAACCAGttaattctttaaagaaaatgcaaaatagtaACAGTTCTTACCTGCCAACGCAGGTACTTATAATCCATGTGTCCCACAAAGAGAGATTTTGTGGTAAAGGCATAAGGCTGCACTTCTACATCTGCTCTTGTAACCTTAAAACAAGATTTATTCACACATATTTACTGAAAATTTCCTGCAGTTGCAAGCAGTATATCATAattataatcacagaatcataataCACTTCctttgttacaaaaaaaaaagctaaaaaaggtTATTCTGGCTCCTCTGCCAGAATTTATCtatcagaaaatacattaatgGGATACATGCTATTTTGGAAAAGATAATGAATTTTAAGAGAGAAATCTActgtaattttccatttatcCCTCCAGGAATTTCATTCAACCTCTACTCACACATTTGAATTTGCTACCACTCACATCAGACAGTGCCATAATGATATCAAATTGTTTACATGTTACCTTAATGAAATGGtatctcagtattatttttgaaaaaaacattcacatACCTTATTTATAAAGCTAGATTTTCCAACATTCGGGTAGCCACACAACAGAAGAGTTCGTGTATTGGGATCGATGGTTGGCAAACGAGACAAATGTTGTCGcactgaaatgttaaaaagatttttaaaatacttgcgATAATTTAAGTTTTactaaaatgcaataaaaattcaTATGCTGAATTGTTTATATAGAAATTAATAACTTTTCTGACATTAGGATTTGTTTGATCATTTATGAAAATGTATAATAGTTTGTAAATTCCACAAATATCTACATACAATcaaaaaagaaacttatttaaaaaattaagaccACTGTCTTCTAGCTAGAATGACCCCATCAAATCAGGCAACATAACCTGAAAGAATAATAAGGCCGAAGTAAGGAGTAATGTTTGGAAAACGTTTAGCACTATTTTCAAATAGTTGTTAGTGaaaataatgataaattaaAAGCACAGCTGTGACTtctaagcaaagcaaaacattttataacTGTTAGTAATACCATAAAATTTAAAGACTTTTCCGAGAAAACTatttagttaaaaaataaattttaagtatttggGGACTTTGAAACTATTTCTATGTTTCCTGTGTCTATATTCTGCATTAAACACATTCTTCGAACTGCAATTAAGTGTAAGAATAAATTTTACGTCCAATTCACACGCCCTATTTTAGCCTATTTATAACACAAACCTTGCTCCAAATATTCTAagctttgtttctgtcttttgatAATGGTGCACATTCGTCCCAGAGCAGCACGTTTCAGCTGTTTGCAGCGGTAAAGGGAATCACCATACTTCATCAGACGCACATAGTCTTTAGCAACACTGTGGAGACAAGAAATAAGAATTTAGCCAACAATCAACCAGTCAGGTACAAAATCAAAGAAACTGATGTCCCTTACTTGTCAATCAGATTCTTGGCAATATTAATTTGTCCCAAAGCCAGCTTGTAGTGATCTTTGTCATAGAGAACATTCATCAAATCTGCATAAAAAGGATGAATATCctaaaacaaaagcataaaataaaattaagatgaCTATTCCTTGGCGACTCTgcaagttcatttttttctccagtacaGCAATACAAATTACAATACAAGCCAAACTGTTTTCATTACTATCttatgtaagaaaaataatctgcttgATCATTAAATTCATAAATCTTAATCACTTCGAATTTCTTCGCAAGTACATCTTGGACTCAGTCATACTGAGTTTCCATTTCATCTTACTTTGTATAATACTTCGTATTACAActttgaaggctttttttttacataaggAAACTGCAAGAAGCCTGCAGAAGTAGTTCTAACACCAAATTGATACTAGAGCAGAAACACAGCACCAATAACAATTCCTCCCTTTTTCTGAGGGCTAGACTAAATTCTGTGTAAGACTGGATAAGAAGGGTTTCTTCAGTGCCCAAATAAATCCTTCAGCTTTCCAAGGAAGCAGCATCTTCATTTCAAATCttttacacaaaatatttcatctatATATGTACTTATTTGCAGAAATTTCATCATGtgacaataaataaaatacagaagacatTTGTGGGAATTCTGCTGTAATAATCACtggatatgaaaaaaatcagcaaaaaagaTGGTTGCAGGTCAACAATTTAAGCATGAGCAGAAAACTGCCTACAAAAAAGCCCCATTGGACATGTGGATCCAGTTGTTGGGAAGTTATAAGACTATGTGCAACTTCTCAAAGTATGTTTCCAACACTATCGTTTATGGGGCCAAGAACAACGTTTATGTTCTCACAGCAACTTCTGAAGAACTGAAGATGGGAAGCAAGGTGATATATTTGGATATTTCTTACttcatacaaatattttctaggGAAGACTAACCATAAGCACCATTTACATACACTCACACAAGGAAGAAATAAGCAGACACAACATACTTATTAAAATCCacactttctcttccttcaacAGCAACTTCTGGCAAACATATCTGATCAGCTAAAACTTTGTAAAACCCATCCTGCAATGACCATCCATGGGCACAATTTAGACTTCCTTTCTTAGTCGGAACATACTATTTTTGCAGGACAAGTTTGCCTAAAATTACTCCCAGTAAAATCTACCAGGATCCAGCCAAAATTGTCTACACAGTGAATGAGCAAGATGTTGCTCAGGCCAAAATGAACTCGA contains the following coding sequences:
- the GTPBP4 gene encoding GTP-binding protein 4, translating into MALYNFKKITVVPSAKDFIDLTLSKTQRKTPTVIHKHYQIHRIRHFYMRKVKYTQQNYHDRFTQILTDFPKLDDIHPFYADLMNVLYDKDHYKLALGQINIAKNLIDNVAKDYVRLMKYGDSLYRCKQLKRAALGRMCTIIKRQKQSLEYLEQVRQHLSRLPTIDPNTRTLLLCGYPNVGKSSFINKVTRADVEVQPYAFTTKSLFVGHMDYKYLRWQVVDTPGILDHPLEDRNTIEMQAITALAHLRAAVLYMMDVSEQCGHSLEEQVELFRNIKPLFANKPLIIVANKCDVKRIAELPEESQKIFETFEAEGFSVIETSTLTEEGVIQVKTEACDRLLAYRVDTKMKGNKVNEVLNRLHLAMPTKRDNKERLPFIPEGAVVRKKRMEVDTPRRKLERDLELEMGDDYVLDLQKYWDLMNSSEKYDKIPEIWEGHNILDYIDPDIMRKLEELEKEEELREAAGEYDSEPESEDEEMMEIRQLAQQIREKKKLKILQSKEKDTRGPRMPRTAKKVQRKVLEKEMTDLGLDMTNKDDAHYVRRSRSTTRKRKRDESETPRSVARSRSSSRTPRDVSGLRDEKMVKKVKTMAKKAQKKMNRLGRRGESDRHIFDLKPKHLLAGKRKSGKTQRR